A window of the Butyricimonas faecalis genome harbors these coding sequences:
- a CDS encoding DUF4843 domain-containing protein, with protein sequence MKKYRFLLLLLVSFFLYVGCEENDIDLYNETPRLNFYYSNMDVYFVDTDYVKGHTEKEWMLRVNLQGDRLPEARNFCLKVQPNETYSLKANISFDEKYVFPMDSIYQIVTIKVHRPEALTVTSAYQADIYFDLDNPLHQFDPGREDREYLSMNVYYRIKRNDWNEWYWGKYADSKYFFMMDYFGATHDGIPTTQEAQKNLYDAYEEYKKSNPPLLDENGEEIVFKQVN encoded by the coding sequence AGAAAATGATATTGATCTGTATAACGAAACTCCCCGCTTGAATTTTTACTATAGTAATATGGATGTTTATTTTGTAGACACCGATTACGTGAAAGGACACACGGAAAAAGAATGGATGTTAAGGGTAAATTTGCAGGGGGACCGTTTGCCGGAAGCGAGGAATTTTTGTCTGAAAGTTCAACCGAACGAGACCTATTCCCTAAAAGCAAATATATCTTTTGACGAGAAATATGTATTCCCGATGGATTCGATTTACCAGATTGTAACCATAAAAGTTCATCGGCCGGAGGCTTTGACCGTAACGTCGGCGTATCAGGCGGATATTTATTTCGATTTGGATAATCCCCTGCATCAGTTTGATCCAGGGAGAGAAGATCGGGAATATTTATCGATGAATGTTTATTACAGGATAAAACGTAATGACTGGAATGAATGGTACTGGGGGAAATACGCGGATTCCAAATATTTCTTTATGATGGATTATTTTGGAGCAACTCATGATGGCATTCCGACCACGCAGGAAGCTCAAAAAAATCTGTATGATGCTTACGAAGAATACAAAAAGAGTAATCCTCCTTTATTGGATGAAAATGGAGAAGAGATCGTATTTAAACAAGTAAACTGA
- a CDS encoding PKD-like family lipoprotein, which yields MKGFVKINSFLLGSLLLLLGCYDDKGSYNYHDINEINIELPATVNVRLSKEEAVPVSIEPKLSQTLEKEESHLSYRWEKEVKKSTGLKEWVECGQEKTCQLVFQPTDVESQTIRLIVTDHREDGSEWYKVTTVRPIVPYSRSWFVLQYTDGKCVLGAVDGEGSGGVVIPDAYKMDMKQDLPIGGTPKYLLTDWAFGSLEGSFINPQQPVIIIGTDQDVHLMNAVSFNQIYTYQAMLHVKVVNGDNNFSPDWLVTNTYQRLGEVLSDNGKLYMANDDGFSVYYPLQWESTSEESYKITKIAPILEYGFIFYDEQNHRFLRCKKYDEMMEGYRDNKMFRKYGYNNYFYPSKVVKKIGKIGENPKAENVFNPDNIGDDKIMINMNMIRSNVLATFFSTSDRKIHVYDFNGEGFNGETAICAGKYTFDLPGGMSVDEMRVTTCYVFGKTLFIAGGNKIYKVDFNRTVPRMTLLYEYENAAVKITGLKFKNEHYDWGYSADPNDWDSEWIWLGTPYRLGVSLDYGGNEGGILELKLTTTGEVERDSEVLEYKGFGKIVDFGYSVKL from the coding sequence ATGAAAGGGTTTGTAAAAATAAATAGTTTCCTTTTAGGTAGTTTGCTTTTATTATTGGGGTGTTATGATGATAAAGGTTCTTATAACTATCATGATATAAATGAGATAAATATAGAATTACCGGCCACGGTGAATGTTCGTTTGAGTAAAGAAGAGGCTGTTCCCGTGTCTATTGAACCGAAATTATCCCAGACATTGGAAAAGGAAGAATCTCATTTGAGCTATAGATGGGAAAAGGAAGTAAAAAAGAGTACCGGATTAAAAGAATGGGTGGAATGCGGACAGGAAAAAACGTGTCAATTGGTGTTTCAACCGACAGACGTGGAATCACAGACGATACGTTTGATCGTTACGGATCATAGAGAAGACGGTAGCGAGTGGTATAAGGTAACCACGGTGCGACCGATTGTGCCTTATAGTCGCAGTTGGTTTGTACTTCAATATACTGACGGGAAATGTGTTTTGGGGGCGGTAGATGGTGAAGGAAGTGGGGGCGTTGTCATTCCGGATGCCTACAAAATGGATATGAAACAGGATCTGCCTATAGGGGGAACCCCCAAGTATCTATTGACGGATTGGGCTTTTGGTTCACTAGAAGGATCATTCATCAATCCCCAACAACCGGTGATAATAATCGGGACGGATCAAGACGTACATTTAATGAACGCCGTTTCTTTCAACCAAATTTATACGTATCAGGCCATGCTCCACGTTAAAGTTGTGAATGGCGATAACAATTTTTCTCCGGATTGGCTGGTTACGAACACCTATCAACGTTTGGGAGAAGTTTTATCTGACAACGGGAAGTTGTACATGGCGAATGACGACGGTTTTTCTGTATATTATCCGCTTCAGTGGGAAAGTACTTCCGAAGAATCGTATAAGATCACAAAAATAGCCCCCATATTGGAATACGGTTTTATTTTCTATGATGAACAAAATCATCGTTTCCTGAGATGTAAAAAATATGATGAGATGATGGAAGGCTATCGAGATAATAAGATGTTTAGAAAATACGGTTATAACAATTATTTTTACCCCTCCAAGGTGGTGAAGAAAATCGGTAAGATAGGGGAGAACCCAAAAGCAGAAAATGTATTTAACCCGGATAATATTGGAGATGATAAAATCATGATAAATATGAATATGATCCGTTCGAATGTGTTGGCGACATTCTTCAGTACATCTGATCGTAAGATTCATGTTTATGATTTTAATGGAGAAGGATTTAATGGGGAAACGGCAATATGTGCCGGGAAATATACTTTTGATTTACCGGGAGGCATGAGTGTTGACGAGATGCGTGTCACGACGTGCTATGTTTTTGGTAAGACGTTATTTATTGCCGGAGGTAATAAAATTTATAAAGTAGATTTCAATCGTACGGTACCGAGAATGACGTTGCTTTATGAATATGAAAATGCTGCAGTAAAAATTACCGGGTTGAAATTCAAAAATGAACATTACGATTGGGGTTACTCGGCCGATCCGAATGATTGGGATTCTGAGTGGATATGGCTTGGAACTCCTTATCGCTTGGGTGTTTCCTTGGATTATGGTGGGAATGAAGGAGGAATTCTTGAATTGAAATTAACAACTACCGGAGAAGTCGAGCGCGATAGTGAGGTGTTGGAATACAAAGGGTTCGGTAAAATTGTTGATTTTGGATATAGCGTGAAACTTTAA